From the genome of Capsicum annuum cultivar UCD-10X-F1 chromosome 4, UCD10Xv1.1, whole genome shotgun sequence:
tgaaacaccaTTTTCCTCTCAataagagagtagaccaccaactttgaacatcacaagtgaaaggttccacttgtgGTGTGAAACGGCTAGAAACGTGAGTGCTTGAGTGAAGCGAGTCCCTCTTGTGTTtgcgtaagaacttggtgcttgttaatgtgatttgtagaggttttagagtgtgatacactctttagttgctacatttcGTATTCTCTTTGTGTcatctatcttctttatctttcaagtttgtgtttgttgCTTCCGCTTGGTGTCTTGTATgtgtggactgtttttgtgagtttgtggactattttgtgctcttgtagataccgtttggtatcacaTGGTGAAGATATTCCAAAGCACATGACACATCTATCATTATGCTTAGTCTCTGCTTGATGTGGAGGAAGTAGTTGTGCAAATACAAATACTTCTCAATACTTCCATTTGGCATATACTCGAGCACTAAAGCCTTAAAATCATGGTTGGAACAACTAGTTATGACTCTTACGAGATTATCCTATGGCGAAGGCTGCACAGAACTTCACATTCTGTATCAAAGCTCTTGAATGCCGCATCTAGTTGCAGATTGAACACTTTAAATGCAATAGCAGTTCCACTTCTGAGAACGCCTTTGTAAACAGAGCCAAAACTTCCGGAACCAATCCGATTACTATCGCTAAACACATCAGTTTCTGGGAGCAGTTCATAGTATGAAATTCTTTCTCTTGTTATGAAGCCAATGAATCAGGTTGTTGAGGAGCTCTTTTACCTATTAGATCTATGCTTTGATGAAGTGGGGCATGGAGGGACACCAAAACTTGAAGACCCACACAATGCTTCATTGTAGATGAAAAACTGACTCGAGAGGTTCTTTAAAGGACCTCCCGAGGGTGTTTCACCATACAATTTATTGAAAGAAACATTGAAATACTTCAGGTTTTGAAGTTTCTCCAAAAACTTAGGAATAATTCCAGATATATTGTTATGAGAAAGATCTAGGAATTCCAAACTTACCGTGTTTCTCATTGAGTCAGGTATAGCTCCTTGCAACTTATTGCGTCTCAAAGAAAGGTGTGCCAGATTCTGCAATCCTCCAATTTCTCTTggaattctatttgaaaatttattcatTGACAGATCTATCAGTGTCACTGCctttagatttccaatttctAGAGGTAAAGAACCTGCCATGTTGTTTGACGATAAGTCAAAAACCACTAGATCTAGAATGTTCCCTAAGCTTGGTGGTATATTGGAACTCAATTTATTGGAACCCAGATGTATCTCCCTAAGGATAGTAATATTCCCTAAACAGTTAGGAAGAGATCCTGAAAGTTGATTTCGACCCAAGTAAATATCACCCAAATGCTGCAATTTACATATATGATCACCAATAAATCCTTTAAGTTTGTTGTTACTCAAGTTGAAGCGCTGAAGGTTTCTCAAGTTGCCAATTGTTGTGGGAATCGATCCAGCCAAGCTGTTTGCTAAAAGATTAAGGTCTAATAAGCTGCTTAAGTTCCCAAATTCATTTGGAATTCTCCCTTTGATCTTACAACTGTAGGCAACAAATGTTCTCAAAGATGTGGAAAGGTTCCCCGCGGAGGAAGGAAGTATGCGGTTTAGAGGATTCAAATATAGAGCTAGAGTTGTTAATTTTCTGCAATTGCATAAGGAGGTTAGGAAGCTTAATGATGAGTCCTTGGTTAAATTGTTTCCCCCTAAATTTAGATACTGTAGATGAGTCAAATATCCAAGTGAGTTGGGAATCAAGCCTATGAGTTTGTTTCTTGAAAACTCTAGAATAGtaagttttgaacaattggaGATGGAATGAGGAATAGTCCCAACAAGATTGGTTAAGTTGTCCATATAAAGCTCTTCAATGTTGGGTAAGATAGAACCCATGTTTGGTGGGAGGCTTCCAGATAGATTGTTGTTTGTAAGATCAATTACTCCCGGATATGTTGAAGCTCTCCATTGGGAGTGAACCACCAAAACTATTAAATGCAAGACAAAGTTCCTCCAACTCAATGAGACTTTTTATCTCCCGTGGTAAGAATCCACTAAGATTGTTCTCCCACACAGACAAAATTTGCAACAATGAGATATTGAATATGGGGATCGGGACATAGCCGGTAATCTGGTTTTTCTCCATAGCTTACTCTACCAAATTAACAAGATTTTCAATTTCTTGTGGAATTATCCCTAAAATTaatgtgtaaaaaaataaaattctgaagTTATAAGATACAATAGTGCTAGTATTCATTAGATGGAACGGGCCAGTTAAACGGTTCATTCCGAGTTCTAATATCTTTAAGTTAATCAGTCCTCCAAATTCACTATGCATTGGTCCACCAAACTCATTATCCGGTAAAGCCAAAATTTGAAGTTGTGAATAATTCGACAAACTTGTAGGCATATGATCGCAAAGCTTGTTTTTCCATAAATATAGCCCTTTGAGTGTTGGGAGACCATTGCATAAACCATAGGGAAGATATCCTGAGAAGCTATTGCCACTAAATGCAATGACTTCAattctagaaatattgaaaattatgAAAGGTATAGAACCCGTAAGTTGATTATCTTGTATGGATAGAACTTTCATGTTGTGAAGATTGCCAATCTCTTCTGGAATGTTTCTTTGAAGTGAATTATAAGATATATCTAAAGTCTCCAACCTTGAGGCATTCGAGAGCGACAGAGGAATAGAGCCTATGAGATTGTTACCCCTCAACTTTAATTCTCTTAGGTttccaatcacttttggtatcTGGCCCTCTATGGAATTGAAATTCAGATTCAAGGAGTTCACTCTCTGGTGGTGAGAGCCACAAGTGACTCCAACCCAATGGCAAACGGACGTAGTGAAAGACCAACTTTCATCCAAGAAATGAAAGGGGTCTGAAACGATTTGGGATTTCAGTGTAAAAAGAGCCAATTGATCAGTAGTAATGTTGGTTTTGGTCATGCCTGAACTAGCCATAACATAGTGAAGCAACAAGGAAGTTAAGAGAAAAGAGGTGAACGCTTTCTCCATAATTGCATAAATTACAAGGAACTTGTTATGACCAATAAAGTTGTTGTTTAGAGACTTTAAATAGCAACGGTATCTCCCTTTAAATATAGCCTCTGGGTACACGTGTTGTTCGTGCCGCGTGTAACCCATCTTACAACAGTAAGAAAATACAATGGGCCAAAGATTTATGTCACATTACTAGATCATAATTATAATATAGAAACATCCAACTCTTCAAATTCTCACATTTCAAAgcaaattcaaaattattaaagGAAAAAGGCTTAAATATGTCATCCAATCCCTTATTAGAAATGACATCATAGCGTCcgttaaaaatatttctcatctaTGCCACTATCATTACAAATTCTAAGCTAAAATTAGTGGATCCAAAAGATTACTGGCTCGTGTCATAGTTGAATTTTCCTGTTATTTGGGGCATGGAATGGGTCGAGTTAAGTAATAATCACAACTTTGCAAAAGCAAATTAAAATTCTCCACCAAGACAAGCATAAATGATTTCTATGGTTAGTGGTGGATGCATCACAGATATATTAAGTTTATTTGAATCCAATATTGGATGTAGCTACTTTAAAATGGCTAAACATTTTCAAATTGGTTGATGACCCATTCAATTTGCCCAACATTTTAAGGACTGAGCACAGTATATTTGCACATGAATTATTTTGgggtgatatttatttatttttttcctttagctCTTTAAGTTAAAAGAAATGGCCGAAAATGCCCTTGAAAGCAAAAAAACGAAAAAACAAAAGACCGCAAAGCAAAAATGGATTAGCATACTCTCCCACAAGCTGGAGATTGGTAGACATCTAGTAGTTCCACAGCCTATGGTGAGCAAATCCGCAGTTTGGAATGAGTAGTGTGCATATATTGAGGTTGAATCAGTTGTTATTTGATTTTCTCCCCGACAAAATGTCAATCTATGTCAATATGCTTAATCCTCTCATGAAATATGAGTCACAAAATTCTTCAAGCTTGTCCATACTCCCCATGGCCAATAAAATACCCTTGGTACAATATCTtgacactccccctcaagctggagcATACATGTAATATGCTCCAAGCTTGCCACAAATGTATTCAATCCGAGCTCCTCTAAGTGATTTAGTAAGAATATCTTCCAATTGGTCATTTGAATCGACAAAGCTAGTGGTAATGCATCCAGACTCAATCTTCTGCCTAATAAAATGAGAATCCACCTCTATATGTTTTGTTCTTTCATGAAAAACTGAATCTGAGGCAATATGTAGCGAAGTCAGATTATCACATATAAGGTTCATTTGATTGAATTCAACACGTTTTAATTCTTGGAGAAGTTGTTTCAGCCAAATAAGCTCGCATGTAGTAAAGGCTATAGCTCGATATTCAGCTTCTGCACTAGATCTGGCAACAACATCTTGCTTCTTACTTTTTTAGGAAATTAAATTGCCTCCAATCATGATGCAATACCCAGAAGTAGAGTGTCTATCAGATGGAGAACCTGCCCAATCCGCACAAGAATATCCAACAATGTCTGTGTGACCTTTGTCTTCATATAACAATCCTTGTCCTAGAGCTTTTTTGATATATCTGAGGATGTGAATCACTACATCCCAATGATCTTTACATGGAGCTTGGAGAAACTGACTAACCACACTTACTCCAAATGAAATATCCGGGCGTGTAATAGTAAGATAGTCCAAATATATTGACCGGTCTTCTATATCTACCAGGATCTTTCAATGGCTCCCCTTATCTAGGGACGAGTTTGATATTTGGATCCATAAGAGGGTTAATTTGTTTGCAATTTAACATGCATGACTCCTCTAATATGTATAAATCATATTTTCTTTGTGAGATAGCAATACTTGTTTTGGATTGTGCTACCTCAATTCCCAAAAAATACTTTAACTTCCCCAAATCTTTGGTTTGAAAGTGACTGAACAAATGTTGTTTTAC
Proteins encoded in this window:
- the LOC107869209 gene encoding LRR receptor-like serine/threonine-protein kinase RGI5 yields the protein MGYTRHEQHVYPEAIFKGRYRCYLKSLNNNFIGHNKFLVIYAIMEKAFTSFLLTSLLLHYVMASSGMTKTNITTDQLALFTLKSQIVSDPFHFLDESWSFTTSVCHWVGVTCGSHHQRVNSLNLNFNSIEGQIPKVIGNLRELKLRGNNLIGSIPLSLSNASRLETLDISYNSLQRNIPEEIGNLHNMKVLSIQDNQLTGSIPFIIFNISRIEVIAFSGNSFSGYLPYGLCNGLPTLKGLYLWKNKLCDHMPTSLSNYSQLQILALPDNEFGGPMHSEFGGLINLKILELGMNRLTGPKLTTLALYLNPLNRILPSSAGNLSTSLRTFVAYSCKIKGRIPNEFGNLSSLLDLNLLANSLAGSIPTTIGNLRNLQRFNLSNNKLKGFIGDHICKLQHLGDIYLGRNQLSGSLPNCLGNITILREIHLGSNKLSSNIPPSLGNILDLVVFDLSSNNMAGSLPLEIGNLKAVTLIDLSMNKFSNRIPREIGGLQNLAHLSLRRNKLQGAIPDSMRNTVSLEFLDLSHNNISGIIPKFLEKLQNLKYFNVSFNKLYGETPSGGPLKNLSSQFFIYNEALCGSSSFGVPPCPTSSKHRSNSDSNRIGSGSFGSVYKGVLRSGTAIAFKVFNLQLDAAFKSFDTECEVLCSLRHRIIS